The window TGATCCACAACGGCATCATCCACAAACTCGGGGACGTGGCGTTCCACATCCCCTCCGATTCCTATCTCAAGCCATGGACGTTCACAAGCGACGACCAACGGTTGGAGCTGACCTTCACGCCCCGCTATGACCGGCAGAGCGACATCAACGCGCTGGTGGTCAAATCGGTCCAGCATCAAGTGTTCGGTTTCTTTGACGGACAAGCCATTCTGGATGACGGCAGAGTCATCACGCTGGAACAGTTCCCCGGTTTCGCCGAGGATGTGTTCAACCGATGGTAACCGTCAGATTTCAAACCAACGAATTCCGTTCTCCTCCAGATCCAACGGAAAGGAGGAGCCATCACCCCGGTACACCACGGTGTGCTGGCTCTGGTAGGTGTTGTTCACCACACTGTACTTCCCGTTTTTCACGTAGGCGTGCACCTCCACGTTGGGGTTCTCACTGAACCACGTGTGGAGCGCGCCTTCCCCATGGGATGCCCAGAGGATGGCGCGATGCAGCAACCGGTTGTTGGCAAATGAGTACGGCAGTCCGCTGAGATAGACACAACGTCCACAGCCGTATTCGTTGACGGCGAGTTGCACCTCTTTGCCCCGTTGCACGACGATTTCGGTACCAGGAAGCGCGTAGATGTTTTTCTTCCCTTCCCCGAAATTGATGGGTTCCTGGATGTCTTCCGTAATAAAGTGGGGATGCTCCTCCCAGTTGTACTTGTCGTAGCCCAACGTGAATCCCGTCTCCTTCTCCACCCCAAGCGCATCGGAGAGCTGGAAGAACCGTCCCTGCCACGGGTGCCCGGTCGGTTCCCCCACCCCGATGAATCCCCCGCCGTTGGCGATAAAACCACGGATGGCGGAGATGACCAAAGGATCACACCAGGCGTCCCCGCCGGTGTGGGCGGTGTCGGCGTCCCCGACGTTGATGATCACATCGATATCCTTCAGCAGATCAGGGTTTTGGCGGATATCATCGAAGTTGATGAACCGCACATCAAACGGGGCGCCGGAAAGCGCTTCGATGATGCCGGCGTAACTGTAGTTCTGTTTCTGGTACAGGGCGTGGTGGACCATGTGGGCGGCCCAGGAACGCATTTTTCCCCAACAGTTCAGCACGGCGACCCGCTTGAAGCAGAACGGTGTGGTTCCTTTGATGTTGTCGTACAAGGTCCGGAACTCGTCGCAGATATCCTGGACGCAATCGATGAAGTCAGGGAATTCCAGGGCGAGTTTCAGATATCCCCCATAGCCGATACGGTCGACGGGTTTCCGAAGGATGGCGCGCCGGGCGGTGACCCAGTTCCGTTTTGCCTCCCCCACCGGGTCTCCCCCTTGATGGAACGTATCCGGGAAAAAGTACGGAAGGAAACGACCCTCGGTGTATTTCACACCTTGGATGTCGCTGATCAACCGAAGGGTGCTGCCGTTGCCGACACTGCCTACCACGGCGTCCAACCCGATGGAGGCGAACCCGTCCATGTACGGCTCGATGCCGATCCAATGGTCCCCCAGGAACATCATCGCCTCTTTTCCTTCCTGATGGGTGATGTCCACCATCTCCTTGGCAAGGGCGCACACCTCTTTGTGCTGGAAGCGGACAAAATCCAAATATTCTCTGGAAGGGATCCGGTACTGGTTGTTGTAGTACCCCTGGTCGATCAGGTATTCCGGACGGAACGGATAGCCCACTTCCTTTTCGAATTTCGAGAGGATGTACGGACTGACTGAAGCGGTGTATCCACACCAATCCACGTACTTCTCCCGGGCCTTGTCATCGAAAACCAACGTGAACAGGTGGAAGAATGTGGTGAAACGGATCACATCGACGTAGGGATGTTCCTTGATGAACGTCCGGAGGCGTTCCATGGCGTGGGCCCGCGTCTTTGGCTGGCGCACATCGAACGTGATCTGCCGCTCCACCCCTTTCCATCCATTGACCACGGCGTTGTACATGTGCACCGGATCCCACATGATGAACGCCAGGAACGAGACGGTGTACTGGTGGTACGCTTCGGTGGCGATGACCACGTCCCCCGTCGACTCGTCATAGGACCATTTGTCCAAAGGCACCACCTCTCCGGTGGTCCGGTCGATGACTTCCCACCACTTCTTTCGATCGGTGGGATTGACCTTCAGCATGTCAGGATACAGCCCTTCCATCAAATGGATGCGGAGCTCCGACCCCTGGGAGGTCTTGTGCCCCGTCATCAGATACATCTGCTGGATTTCGTCCGGGTTGGCTTTGGCCCAGGCGTTGTCCTTGCGCGTCGTATAATAGGTGGCGTACACCTTCGCCTTGGTCTCCCTGAGTTGGGGAGGAAAGTCGGTTCCGTCACAGTCGCGGAGCGCGTCCGCGCCCCAGCGTTTCATGATTTCCATTGTCTGCGGCACAACGTCAACATCCGTCGGGATGGTGACCCTTCCGTTTATTTTGCTCACACCAATACTCCCGCTGACCAAGTCAGCTTTCTTTTGTTCTGATAGATTGGGACGTTCGGAACGTTATCCCTTGATGCCACCCCCGGTCACCCCCTGGATGATCCGCTCGGAGAGGAACAGGTACAGGACGAACGTCGGGAGGAACACGATGATCACCGCGGCGAACAAGCCACCGTAATCACCGGTATACTTCATCGCGTTGACGATCTGCAGCAATCCAACGCCGACCGGCGTCATCTTCTCCGTATTGGCGAAGATCAAGGCCATGAAGAACTCGTTCCACACCCCAAGGAAGTTGAAGATCGTCACGGTGACCAACGCCGGCTGGACCAGCGGCAGCATGATGATCCAGAACGTTTTCCCCGGAGGACAGCCATCGATCGCCGCCGCTTCCTCGTAGGTTCGGGACAGCGTGGCGAAAAAGTTCAACAGATAAATCGTCGTGTACGGCACGTGGGAAAAGATGTACAATGCGATCAGCAGGATGCGTCCTTTGATGCCCCAGCGGGTCGTCATGGAGAACAATGGCATGATGATCATCACCGCCGGAATGCTCATGGCGACGATCAGGCTGGAACGGATCATCTTGTTGGAGAAGAACTTGTACCGGGAAAGCACATAGGCAGCCGGAGCGGAGATGAAGATCACGACGACGCAGGTAACCACGGCGTACAGCAATGAGTTGCCGAAGAAGCGGGAGACGTTCTGCTGTCTCCACGCCTTGGCGTAGTTTTCAAAATGGAGTCCTGTCTTGAACGCGAACACATTTCCCGAGAAAATCTCACGGGATGTGGACAGGCTTGCGGCGAGGATCCACAGGAGGAACGCCGCGGCGAACGCGATCCAGGCGATCAACACGATGTATCCGGGAAGAAAATGCAATTCCCGTTTCCAATTGATGCGGTCATAGGGTGATCGTTTCATGGCTACCTCCTAGTATTCCACGTCGTCGTCTTTGAACAGACGGTTCATGACGAAATAGATGGCGACGATGATCAGCGCCAACACGACACCTACCGCGGCGCCGGCACCGGCGTCACGTTGGGAGTTTCCTTTCGAACCAAATACCGTATTGTACAGATAGACGACAGGGACGATGGTCGCCGCTTCGGTATCCACCGGAGAGAACATCATCGACCAGAGGAAGAACGTCGTGGTATGGATGCTCCAGAAGGTGATGTTGGTCTTCGTCACGCCCTTGAGCAAGCGGCATGGTGATCTTCATCGCCTGCTGGACTTTGCTCGCGCCATCGATCGGTCGCCGCCTCGTAGATGTCGGCGGGGATCTTCTCAATGCCACTGATGAAGATCAACATGTAGTACCCTACCGCGCCGAAAATGAACGAGAACAACATCGCCCAGAACTTCAGGTCGGTTCCGAGCCACTTGACTCCGGTCCCGCCGAAGAAACGGATCATCTGGTTGAGCATGCCGTAATCCTGGTTGAACACGTACTGGATCCACATGGTGGCCAGCGCGACGGCGCTGATGATGTTCGGCATGTAGATCGCCGCGCGGAAGAACTTCTTGAACCGGATGCCGCTGGTCAGGATCATGGCGAAGATCAACGCGAGGGACAGCGTCAGGATGCCACCGACCAGCCAGATGCGCACCATATTCCACATGGCGCTTTTGAACGAAGGACTATGGAAAATCTTCGCATAGTTCCCCAGTCCATAAAAACTCCAGGTTGACGTTGCCGCGGTGACGCTCTCAATTCTGAAGAAACTCATCACCAGTGTCCTGGCGACAGGATACAGGTACATGATGAACAACGTCAGGATGCAAGGTGTCAGAAACCCGATGATCAGCTTTTTGTCGTTGCGCATGGCATTCCCTCAATCGGCCTGTCGGCCGTACTTCCGAAAACAAACGGAGGAAGGCCGCCGGATGGCGACCCTCCCCAATCAAACCTGTTATTTGTACAGAGCGTCCATCGCCTTGGCGAAATCAGCGCCGGTGGCGAATTTGCCCTCGAACAGCGCGATGATGTTCGTCTTGACGTTCGCCTTGATGTCCGGGTTGGCGTTCAGCCCCATGCTCCAGGAAAGCGGAGAAGAGGTGGCCTGCAGCGTCTCGATCGTCCCGTTCATGATGGCAGGGGGCGACGTTGCGCGGATCAGCCGGAATCTGGCTGGCGGCGTTGGCCATCTTCTGATCATACTCGCCGCTGGTCAGCAGCATCAGGAAGTCAAACGCGGCCTGCGGATTCTTGCTGTACTTGGTGATGGCCAACGAGTTGGCGCCGGCATAGGCGTTGGTGGAACCACTGCCCGCGGGAGCGGCAATCGTCGGATAGTTGAACATACCCCAGTCGATGTTGGCGCCGGTGGTGTTGTTCACCTCGGAGCAGACATAGTTGGCGCAGACGATCATGGCGACCTTGCCGGTCAGACCAATCTTGTTCTGGCTGGAGGGGAACTCATCCGGAGCGCCCGCTGCAAGATAGCCGGCCTTGCGGTAGTCGATGATATCCTGGGCGGCCGCGACGGCTCCGGCGTTCTTCGACCATCCTCCGTTCTTCACCAGTTCCGTGGTGACAGCCTGTCCGATGCGGCGGTCAAGATGGTACCCAAAGAAGAAGTCGGCGTACGCGCTGTCCAGCGCCATCGGCTCATACCCTTTGTCCACCAGTTTCTGGTTGACGGCCAGGAACTCATCCCATGTGGTAGGAATGGTGATACCCGCGTTCTTGAAGATTTCCTTGTTGTAGAAGATGCCTCCGACCTGCGGCTGCTCGGTGATGGCCGCCAGGAAGCCGGCCCACTTGGTGATCTCTTCATTGAAGCACGCATAGCTCTGGGCATCGTAGTTGGCTGCCTTGGCCATGTCGGTCAGATCGTATACGTAATTCTTGTAGACGTTTCCGATGCGGCGGTAATCCTCTTCGAAAACATCAATGTTCTCGCCCGCTTCAAGCGCCGTGGCGATGATCTTGTTGATGTCACGACCCTTCCATTCGATGTTGATCTTCGCGCCGGTCTTTTCCTCAAACGCCTTTGCGGCGGCGGCGACCACCTGCCCCTGCGGCTCATTCGAGTTCCACATCGACCAGAAATTCAGGGTGACTCCACTGTAGACACCTTCCGCTTTTTTCGTGGTAGTTTCGCTGGATCCCGCGGCGAACGCGAAGCACGCAGCAGCCATCAACAGCACCACAGTGACAACCAATCGTTTCCTGTTCATAGTACCTCCAATTACCCCCACTACGGGTTTTCACACTTTTTCCATATCGTAGGGGCCGTTCCCCACTTGAACAATCAATTAATTGCCCTCTTTTTTAGAATTATTGCGTTCACCATGTTGTTCTGCTATACTTCGCACCATGAGTACGCATCGAATGATGATCAACTTCCACTACCTGCCTGTCATGCCACAGGTATTGTACGTCACCCACTCGAAATATGAGAAGGACTGGGCGTCCAATCTCCACTCCCACGCATTCACCGAATTCATCTACATTGAAAGCGGGAAAGGAGAGATCTGCACCCAGACCCAATCGTTTCCGGTGGAGAAGCAGGATTTCATCGTGTTGCTCCCCAATCTGATGCACACGGAGAAATCATCGGCGGACCAGCCGTTGGAATACTACGTCCTTGGAGTCTCCAACATGTTGTTCAAAAATGATCCGGAAGACATCAGTTCGTATTGCCCGTTGTACGACTTGGGAAACATCAATGACCGGATTCATTCCCTGATCGTCTCCATGTACCACGAGATGCATTCCCAGATCAACGGGTACGAACTGATGGTCGCCAGCCTGTTCCTGCAGATCATCGTGACGTTGACGAGGAAGATGCGGCTGGAGTTCAGTTTTGCTGAAAGCCACAACATGCGCAGAGAGATCGCCAACGCCAAGAACTTCATCGACAACCACTACATGGAGAACCTGACGTTGGACCAGATCGCTACGAAGAGTTACCTGAGCAAGTACCATTTGATCAGGGAGTTCCACCATCACGTCGGAATGACTCCGATGGAATACCTCTCGGAACGCCGTCTGGAAGAAGCGAAGATCCTGTTGGGCAGCACCAACATCAGCGTCTGGGAGATCGCCAATGAGATTGGGTTTTCCTCGTCAAGCTACTTCACTCAGCGGTTCAAGGAGACCTTCGGCATGACCCCGCTGTCCTACCGCAAGCGTTCCCTCCCCCAGGATATCAACCAGAAAGGTCCGCTTGCCAACGGCCTGGTCACCGGATAAGTGAAGTCCCCCAATTGGCATTCCCCACCGTTTCCGTTATAGTGAGCGTGCAACCATTTCTTGGGCGCATACACAGTTGCATCGCAATGGCCGGACGCATTCCCTCCGGATCCGACGCGTGGAGTGCCGCCTTACCACATTGGAGTAAATGAAACCAGATGTCAGATTTACAGAGTTTTGCCGATTTAGGATTGTCGGAACAGACCTTGCAGGCCCTCAAGGAAAAGGGCTTTGAGGAACCCACCAAAATACAGGCCGCCTGCATCCCCCTGCTGTTGAAGAACAAGGTGGATGTCATTGGGCAGGCACAGACCGGAACAGGAAAAACCGCGGCCTTCGGGCTTCCCATCCTGGAGATCGTCGATCCTTCCGACCACGATGTCCAGGCGTTGATCCTCGCCCCCACCAGGGAACTGGCCGTTCAGGACGCCGAGGAGATCAACAGCTTGAAGGGAGACCGCCACTTGGAAGTCGCCGCCATCTACGGCGGGGCGTCCATGGGATTGCAGTTCCGCATGCTGCAACGAGGCGTCCAGGTGGTCGTCGGGACCCCAGGGCGTGTATTGGATCACCTGCGCCGGGGCACGCTTCGGCTGGACAAGCTGAAGTTCATGGTGCTTGATGAAGCGGATGAGATGCTGGACATGGGATTCATCGACGACATCGAGGAAGTGCTCAAACAGACTCCGGCTGAGAAGCGGATGCTCTGTTTCTCCGCCACAATGCCCGCACCCATCATGCGCCTTGCGGAGAAGTTCATGCATGATCCGGAAATCGTACGGGTCAAACAGGAATCCATCACCCCGGTGCTGACCGACCAGGTCTATTTCGAAGTGCGGGAGTCAGACAAGTTCGAGGCCCTCACCCGGATCATCGACATGGAGGATAACTTCTACGGCATTGTTTTCTGCCGTACCAAGATCCAGTGCGATGAGATCGGACGGAAGCTGCAGGCCCGCGGGATATGACGCCGAGGCGCTCCATGGAGATCTCTCCCAGCCGGCTCGTGAAGCGATCCTACGCAAAATGAAGGAGCATTTGATCTCCATCGTCGTGGCCACCGACGTCGCCGCCCGTGGCATCGACATCCAGAACCTCACCCATGTGATCAACTACTCGCTCCCGGAAGCCCCGGAGGAATACATCCACCGGATCGGACGTACCGGACGAGCGGGAAAATCAGGAACCGCCATCACGTTCATCACCCCGAGGGAATTCCGCAAACTTTCCTTCATCCAGCGGGTCGCAAAAGCGGAGATCCGGCGTGAGGAAGTTCCCGATCCCTCTCAGGTGGTGACGGCCAAACGGGCACGAATCCTGTCAGAGATGATGAACCGTCTCTCCGACGAGCACGACTTCTCCGTCTATGATGGCATCGCTGAACAGCTCCTTGCCGACCATGACCCCAAGGAAGTGGTCTCTTCGCTGTTGGAATACTGCTACAAAGACGCGCTGGATGAATCCAAGTACCATGATCTGGATACCGTCGACGCGCGCTTTGATCGTTCTGGGAGGTCGGACCGCAAGGACCACAGACGCAGACGCGACGACGACGAAGCCCCCAGTGAAGCGAATGACGGCTACACCCGGCTGTTCATCGCCCGTGGTGAGAAGGATGGCCTGGACAAGCAGACGCTGACGGATTACCTGACCGAACAGGTGGGCGCCAGAGAATCGGATTTCCAGGATGTCACCGTCCAGGACGAATTCAGTTTTGTCTCCGCCCCGCTTGATGTGGCGGAGCGTGTCCTGAAAGCGTTCGCCACCAAGGATCCCTCCCAACGACCCATCATCACCAAAGCGCGGCCGGACAACCCCAACGGCAGGCATCTTGCTCGTCGTGGTGGCGGCAGACGCAGGTTTGACGATGAACCGTTCCGCCCCCGTTTTGGGAGCCGTGATGACCGCCGTTCCGGCGGGAAACGAAAAGGGAAAAGCAACGCCGAAGGAAAACGTTGAAGCATACGAGCCGCTGGAAAGCGGCTCGTTCGTTTATACCACCGACGATGTTTTGGCTTCGTGGAAAAACAAGCGGGCCTTGTGGTACGCGTTTTTCCTGAGGAGTCCATACCCTGCCGCATAGCCGGTATACACCGCCATTCCCATCCACCCCTTGATGACAAGGCAGGAAACAAGGAAAACGGCTGCGGTGAGCAGACTGCACAGCATTTCTCCCGGAGCCGTGATGGAGAGTCGCTTCTGGACGTACAGGTCGGAGAGCAGGCAACGGAGCGTTAGCAACGCCAAAGTGCTGAAAACCACCAACGTCAGATCATGCAGGGCGAAGACAGACAGATAGGTCAACCCTACGGCGGCGAGCGCCATGATGATGTTGATGACCAGCATGTCCGTCTCCCTGCGGAGCGTCTTGAGCAACGTGTACAACAACAGCGTGTTGCGCCCTTCAAACAGAATCATCGGAACGATGATGCCCAAAAACAGGATGCCGGTCTGGTATTCCGGAAGCATCCACTGGAGTATCGCTTCCAAGGGGAAAAACAGCACCAGGAGGAACGTGCACAAGCTGGTGATGTAACACCCGGTACGATGGAACACCAGCGGGTAGCGGTCGGGACTGCTCGCCTTCAGGATGGGAAACAGCACCACGGAAATCTGGGCGAGAAACGCCAGTATCCCCTGTACGCACACCAAAGCGAAGCTCACCATGCCAAACACTTCGATGGACCATTTGAGCTCAACCATGAACTGCAACAGGCCGATCAACAGCATGCCGCTGATCGTCGAGAAGGTCAGTTTGCTTCCTGCGCGGAAATCTTCTCCGGTTTCCGCGAGCGCCTTTTTCGTCGGTCCCGGCGTGCCGAACGCGATATCCTTGCAGGTGACAAGGATCAGGATCAACGTCACCGACTTCGCCACCAGATCAGAGGCGATCATCGCCGTATAGCCTCGATGACCCGTCGAAAGCGCGATCACCTGCAGGACGGCGCAGATGATCCGCTCCCACACCAGATTGTCGGCGTATTCCTTCACTCTGCCGCTTGCCTGCAGGAGGTATTGGAAAAACAGACGGGGGAGAAGAATCACCGCGGCGATGGCGGCGAACCGCATCACGTGGCGCTCTCCTCCGGAAAACGCGTATCCCAAGGCCAAGATACCCACGGCAACAAGGACATCAAACAGCCAATACAGACGGAACTGGGCGGAAAGGCCTCGCTTGTCCAATTGATCGTATGGGAGGCCACCTTCCCTGAGATACATGCCATCCACCCACCCAAAGTGGAAATAGGGAATATAGGTGATGTACAGCACATACAACTGCCAATAGCCGTACTGCGTCGCCCCCATCAGCTTGGGGATCAATAATCCAGTGAGCGTGGAGATGGATACATTGAATATATTGGCGAAAAGAGATGCGGAAAACTTCCCCATCGCCGAATCTTTCTTCTGGGTCACACTGCATTTTGGTGACGCGTCTTGATGAAAGTCAACGGGATGCTGGCAGGTCGCTCATCGTTTTTTCGCTTGACGCGACTCCCGTTCGGTGGTTTGATGAAATTATGAACGTATTGATGCTTTCCAGCGAGGCGGTGCCTTTTTGCAAATCAGGGGGGCTCGCCGACGTGGTGGGGGCCCTCAGTCCCGCGCTCCATCAGCTTGGCGCCGATGTGCGGATTCTGCTCCCTCTGTATGGATCGATCGATACGGACGGAATGCGGGATGCCGGCGTCTCCTGTGACATTCCGGTCAATGGGCAGACGGAAACCGTCCGCTTCCGCACAAAAACCGTCAAAGATGTACCCTACTACTTCATCGACCATCCATGGTTCACCCAGCGGAAGGGAATCTACGGAGATACGTCGTTCCTTCCCTACGAGGATAACCTGGAGCGATACACGCTCCTGGACAAGGGGGCGTTGGCACTGTGCAAAGCGTTGCAGTGGAAGCCGGATGTGCTCCATTGCCATGACTGGACGACCGGGTTCGCCCCCTATCTGCTGAAGAACTCCCACGATCCCTTCTTCGTGGCGACCAAAAGTTTCTTCACCATCCATAATCTCGCTTACCAAGGGGACTTTTCCCGTCTGGATTTCCTGAAGACGGACATCCCATCCGACCCAAAGCTTTTTCTCGGTATGGGACGGAACGCGCGGTGCAACATGCTGAAGGCGGGATTGGAATTCGCTGACAGGATCACCACGGTAAGTCCGACCTACGCAGAGGAAATCTGCACCGAACCGTATGGATGCGGACTCGACGGCCTTCTCAGACAGCGACAGACCGTATTGAGCGGCATCATCAACGGCATCGATTACCAGGATTGGAATCCCGAAACAGATTCCAATCTCCCCGCGCACTTTGACGCGAACGATTTGAAAGGGAAAACCATCAACAAAGCGGCAGCGCAGAAGGAGTTCGGCCTTCCTCTCGCCCCTGATATCCCGCTGGTTGCGATGATCAGCAGAATCGCAGACCAGAAAGGCTTTCGCGAGTTGTTGGACGGCAGCCCCTGCGCTCTGGAGCGTATCGTGCGGGACCACCACCTCCAGATGGTGATCATCGGGACGGGAGACAATCAGATGGAAGACAAGATGGTGGAGATCGCATCACGCTACCCCAACCTCTCCGTCAACATCCTGTTCTCCAACCGCCTGGCCCACTTGGTGGAAGCGGGAGCAGATTACTTCCTGATGCCAAGCCGTTTTGAACCGTGCGGCCTCAACCAGCTGTACTCCCTCCGGTATGGCACGATCCCCGTCGCGCGACGGACCGGAGGACTGGCGGACAGTATCGTCGACATGGGCGAACACCCTGACCAAGGTGATGGATTCCTGTACACCGAACAACGAGGTGAAGAAATCGAGAAGGCGTTGGAGCGAGCGCTTTCGTTCTATGGACAATTGGACAAATTACGGACGCGCGCCATGACACGCGATTTTTCATGGGAGCGATCTGCTCATTCCTATTTTGCCTTGTATGAGGTATCATAGGAAATAGGGAAACGAAAGAAGGAGGAGCATCAATGAGCAACAAACAAAGGGTCGTGGCGATTGTTCTGGGAGGTGGGAAAGGCACACGCCTGTACCCATTGACGATGGATCGATCCAAACCAGCCGTTCCGTTCGCCGGCAAGTACCGGTTGGTGGACATTCCGATCTCCAACTGCATCAACAGTGACATCAAGCAGATTTATATTCTGACGCAGTTCAACTCAGCGTCACTCCACAACCATATCGCAAACACGTACATCTTCGATACGTTCACCAATGGATTCGTTGAGATCCTGGCGGCGGAGCAGACGTATCACAGCGAAAGCTGGTATCAGGGCACGGCAGACGCGGTACGGAAGAACATGGTCCACTTCCATGACCAGAAAGCGGACTACTATCTGATCCTCTCCGGAGACCAGTTGTACCGGATGGATTTCAGGGAAATGTTGCAACGCCACATCGAAAGCGGCGCCGAGCTGACCATCGCAGCCAAGCCGATTTCCCGTTCCCAGGCGACCGGACTGGGCATCATCGGAGCGGACAAGGATGGATTCATCACCAAGTTCTACGAGAAACCGGCGATCGATCTGGACATCACCGACTACAAGACGCCGCCGGAGCTGATGCAGAACGCCCTTCACAAGAACGTGGACAGCTCCAATGAGTATCTCGCCAGCATGGGCATCTACATCTTCAACGCCAAGACGATGGAGGAAGTGCTGAACAACGACAAGACGGACTTCGGAAAGGAAATCATCCCGGATGTGATCAAAACCCGGAAAGTCGCAGCGTTCCTGTTCGACGGCTTCTGGGAAGACATCGGGACGATCAAGGCGTTCTATGAGACCAACCTGGATCTGGCGTCCATCAACCCGCAGTTCAACTTCTACGACGAGGAGATGCCGATCTACACCCATCGCCGTCATCTGCCGGCGACCAAGATGAACTTCTGCAACATCAGCTGTTCATTGGCTTCCGAAGGGTCGATCATCACCAACGCCTACATCGTCAACTCCATCATCGGTGTACGAACGATCATTGAATCGGGAGCAAGCCTGGATGGCGTGTACTGCATGGGCGCCCAGTACTACGAGACGGAAGGACAGAAAGCGGAGAATGCCCGAAACGGAATCCCCAACATCGGAATTGGCAAAGGGACGATCATCCGCAAAGCGATCATCGACCAGAACGTCCGAATCGGTGACGGGTGCCGCATCGGCATCGACGATATTCCACGACAGGAAGGGGATTTCGAGATGTACTCCATCCATGACGGAATCATCGTCATCAACAAGAACGCCGTCATCAAGAACGGGACGGTGATGTAACTCTTTCCTTCTTGTTTCCTGACGTCCTTGCCAGCAGGCAAGGACGTTTTCTTTTTTATCTTTGGTGTTCCTGGATGATCTGTTGATACGCGGACCTGACAATTCCCCCAACCTCCGTCCAGCTGCGATACAGGCTTTTTTGGGCTTGCTTTCCCACTCGGTCATGTTCTTCCGGATTGAGGATTGCCCGTTTGATGGCTCCACCGAATGACTCTGGGGTGTTCTCCGCCAAGTATCCGTTCTCGCCATCCACGATGCCTTCCGAAGTGCACGCCCCCCGGATAAACACCACAGGGACCTGGAAACAAGCGGCTTCACGCATCACCAGACAGGAAGTGTCATACAAGGAAGGAAACAGGAACAACGTGGAGATGGCATACAGGGAAGCGACCAAGGAACGGTCACTGATCCTGCCAAGGAAATGCACACAGGATGCAAGATCATGTTCCTGTACATACTTTTGGTATGCTTCCATCTGGGGGCCAACCCCGACGAACAACATCTGGAACGAAACACCTTGTTGGTGCAAGAGATCCAACGAATCAAGGATCAACGGAATGTTCTTGCAGTCCTTATGTTGGCCGATGTACAGGAAAATGGGGGCTTCATCCGTAACATGGGCATAGGAAAACGC of the Sphaerochaeta sp. genome contains:
- the glgA gene encoding glycogen synthase GlgA, which encodes MNVLMLSSEAVPFCKSGGLADVVGALSPALHQLGADVRILLPLYGSIDTDGMRDAGVSCDIPVNGQTETVRFRTKTVKDVPYYFIDHPWFTQRKGIYGDTSFLPYEDNLERYTLLDKGALALCKALQWKPDVLHCHDWTTGFAPYLLKNSHDPFFVATKSFFTIHNLAYQGDFSRLDFLKTDIPSDPKLFLGMGRNARCNMLKAGLEFADRITTVSPTYAEEICTEPYGCGLDGLLRQRQTVLSGIINGIDYQDWNPETDSNLPAHFDANDLKGKTINKAAAQKEFGLPLAPDIPLVAMISRIADQKGFRELLDGSPCALERIVRDHHLQMVIIGTGDNQMEDKMVEIASRYPNLSVNILFSNRLAHLVEAGADYFLMPSRFEPCGLNQLYSLRYGTIPVARRTGGLADSIVDMGEHPDQGDGFLYTEQRGEEIEKALERALSFYGQLDKLRTRAMTRDFSWERSAHSYFALYEVS
- a CDS encoding DbpA RNA binding domain-containing protein encodes the protein MRSDGSCRPAGYDAEALHGDLSQPAREAILRKMKEHLISIVVATDVAARGIDIQNLTHVINYSLPEAPEEYIHRIGRTGRAGKSGTAITFITPREFRKLSFIQRVAKAEIRREEVPDPSQVVTAKRARILSEMMNRLSDEHDFSVYDGIAEQLLADHDPKEVVSSLLEYCYKDALDESKYHDLDTVDARFDRSGRSDRKDHRRRRDDDEAPSEANDGYTRLFIARGEKDGLDKQTLTDYLTEQVGARESDFQDVTVQDEFSFVSAPLDVAERVLKAFATKDPSQRPIITKARPDNPNGRHLARRGGGRRRFDDEPFRPRFGSRDDRRSGGKRKGKSNAEGKR
- a CDS encoding glucose-1-phosphate adenylyltransferase gives rise to the protein MSNKQRVVAIVLGGGKGTRLYPLTMDRSKPAVPFAGKYRLVDIPISNCINSDIKQIYILTQFNSASLHNHIANTYIFDTFTNGFVEILAAEQTYHSESWYQGTADAVRKNMVHFHDQKADYYLILSGDQLYRMDFREMLQRHIESGAELTIAAKPISRSQATGLGIIGADKDGFITKFYEKPAIDLDITDYKTPPELMQNALHKNVDSSNEYLASMGIYIFNAKTMEEVLNNDKTDFGKEIIPDVIKTRKVAAFLFDGFWEDIGTIKAFYETNLDLASINPQFNFYDEEMPIYTHRRHLPATKMNFCNISCSLASEGSIITNAYIVNSIIGVRTIIESGASLDGVYCMGAQYYETEGQKAENARNGIPNIGIGKGTIIRKAIIDQNVRIGDGCRIGIDDIPRQEGDFEMYSIHDGIIVINKNAVIKNGTVM